A section of the Bacillus sp. HSf4 genome encodes:
- a CDS encoding nicotianamine synthase family protein, whose protein sequence is MQALKTFQECLLGFSEKFDDLAEKYDQTTSHCSELEVLIDDYCAFITNERNKAAWEQLDFQISKDLQQLVKNLRKQSAQCVAIMEKYRALKLLKGDTEIADYFQNIESCIEKEFGSFQITAESKVLLVGSGSFPMTLLLISKRTGAEVVGIDIDEEAIELGRNVVKTLGDELNIHLDHVPVQELSLIKDVTHIIFSSTVESKYDILEQLYDITNEHVVVAMRYGNGLKSLFNYPIKEVDRKKWKMMDQVLRAGHIFDIALYQKA, encoded by the coding sequence ATGCAGGCGCTAAAAACGTTTCAAGAATGTTTGCTTGGGTTTTCCGAAAAGTTTGATGATTTAGCTGAAAAATATGATCAGACCACCAGCCATTGTTCAGAATTAGAAGTTTTAATTGATGATTATTGTGCATTTATCACAAACGAGAGAAATAAAGCAGCTTGGGAACAACTGGACTTCCAAATATCCAAAGATCTTCAGCAGCTGGTGAAGAATTTAAGAAAGCAATCGGCACAATGTGTAGCCATTATGGAGAAATATCGCGCATTGAAGCTGTTGAAGGGAGACACAGAAATAGCCGATTACTTCCAAAACATCGAATCATGCATTGAAAAAGAATTCGGCAGTTTTCAAATCACTGCTGAATCAAAGGTGCTGTTAGTAGGTTCAGGTTCCTTCCCGATGACACTATTATTGATTTCGAAGCGAACAGGGGCAGAGGTTGTGGGGATTGATATTGACGAGGAAGCGATTGAACTTGGACGAAACGTCGTCAAGACATTAGGTGATGAATTAAATATTCATTTAGATCATGTTCCGGTCCAAGAGCTTAGTCTGATCAAAGATGTCACACATATTATTTTCAGTTCAACGGTTGAAAGCAAGTATGACATCTTAGAGCAGCTGTATGACATAACGAATGAACATGTCGTGGTTGCGATGAGATATGGAAACGGGCTAAAGTCGTTGTTCAATTATCCAATCAAAGAAGTGGACAGGAAAAAATGGAAAATGATGGACCAAGTGTTGCGGGCAGGTCATATATTTGACATTGCCTTATATCAAAAAGCGTAG
- a CDS encoding opine metallophore biosynthesis dehydrogenase, with protein MNHFQRVLILGTGPISVQLAVNFKNDLNCDVGLAGRESARSERFFEALRQSHHQIHASIQNDQHQPLKGECVVQRVFKGYETIEGEWDTIIFSVTTDAYMSVLKQIDEHVLKQVKCIVLVSPTFGSNSLLTHYLDSIRSKAEVISFSTYYGDTRWMRDEPSHEVLTTGVKKKVFIGSSRYPSEHIDTMCKLFEKLGIVLEVMKSPIEAETRNISLYVHPPLFMNDFSLQAIFGDTDRQTYVYKLFPEGPITQQLIRDMLAQWKEIMAILQKINIKTINLLKFMVDDNYPLRLESLSRHDIEHFNDLEPIHQEYLLYVRYASLLIDPFSEPDQDGRYFDFSAVPIRKTFINREGYLDIPRMPKEDYYRIKIIQGIAKDLDVDCPTINQLIQTYERKIEEVAQARQGDLLSGAFVVQHFAEDLKMICGELRKNQKQRQRHDHSLSE; from the coding sequence ATGAATCATTTTCAGCGGGTGTTAATATTGGGGACTGGCCCTATTTCTGTCCAGCTTGCTGTCAATTTTAAAAACGATTTGAATTGTGATGTGGGGCTTGCGGGAAGGGAGTCTGCCCGTTCAGAACGGTTCTTTGAAGCGTTGCGGCAAAGCCATCATCAAATTCACGCAAGCATCCAAAATGATCAGCATCAACCTTTAAAAGGAGAATGCGTCGTTCAACGGGTATTTAAAGGCTATGAAACGATTGAAGGAGAATGGGACACGATTATTTTTTCTGTGACAACAGATGCCTATATGAGCGTATTAAAACAAATCGATGAACATGTGCTCAAACAAGTCAAATGTATTGTTTTGGTTTCCCCGACCTTTGGATCTAACAGTTTACTAACTCATTATTTAGATTCCATCCGCTCAAAAGCCGAAGTGATCAGTTTCTCGACATACTATGGTGACACAAGGTGGATGCGCGATGAACCATCTCATGAAGTGCTGACAACCGGTGTTAAGAAAAAAGTCTTTATAGGCTCGTCACGCTATCCGTCTGAACATATCGATACAATGTGTAAGCTTTTTGAAAAATTAGGCATTGTGCTCGAGGTGATGAAATCTCCCATTGAGGCGGAAACGAGAAATATTTCTTTATATGTTCATCCTCCGCTGTTTATGAACGATTTTTCATTACAGGCGATATTTGGAGACACCGATCGTCAGACATATGTGTATAAACTGTTTCCTGAAGGGCCGATAACACAACAGTTAATTCGTGATATGCTGGCCCAATGGAAAGAAATCATGGCGATTTTACAGAAAATCAACATCAAAACGATAAACCTACTCAAGTTTATGGTAGATGATAATTATCCGTTAAGGTTAGAAAGCTTATCGCGCCATGATATTGAACACTTCAATGATTTAGAGCCGATTCATCAAGAATATTTATTGTATGTACGTTATGCCTCCCTGTTGATTGATCCTTTTTCAGAGCCGGATCAGGATGGCAGGTACTTTGATTTTTCTGCGGTGCCGATTCGAAAGACATTTATCAACCGGGAAGGATATTTAGATATTCCAAGAATGCCGAAGGAAGACTATTATCGCATTAAAATTATACAAGGAATTGCAAAAGATTTAGATGTTGATTGTCCAACCATCAATCAATTGATTCAAACCTATGAGCGCAAAATTGAAGAGGTGGCTCAAGCCCGTCAAGGCGATTTGTTATCTGGCGCATTTGTCGTTCAACATTTTGCTGAAGATTTGAAGATGATCTGCGGCGAACTGAGAAAAAATCAGAAGCAAAGGCAAAGACATGATCATTCTTTGTCAGAATAG